A window from Triticum aestivum cultivar Chinese Spring chromosome 6D, IWGSC CS RefSeq v2.1, whole genome shotgun sequence encodes these proteins:
- the LOC123141623 gene encoding E3 ubiquitin-protein ligase ATL23, giving the protein MAQVWAVFLAVGSLAIGMLGVLGVWLCYLFQAVAFGPPPAPPPETPETVDDDDDKNGLSEAELRQLGGVVQAATANGEEEEEVLCPICLDAMEPGRAVRVLPGCNRAFHQDCVDRWLAISPRCPVCNVWATPQSPRASPTAAKTAPGPGC; this is encoded by the coding sequence ATGGCGCAGGTCTGGGCGGTGTTCCTGGCCGTGGGGTCGCTCGCCATCGGCATGCTCGGGGTGCTCGGCGTCTGGCTCTGCTACCTGTTCCAGGCCGTGGCGTTTGGCCCgccccccgccccgccgcccgagaCGCCGGAGAcggtcgacgacgacgacgacaagaaCGGGCTATCAGAGGCGGAGCTGAGGCAGCTGGGCGGTGTCGTCCAGGCGGCGACCGCgaacggcgaggaggaggaggaggtgctctGCCCTATCTGCCTCGACGCCATGGAGCCCGGCCGCGCCGTGCGCGTCCTCCCCGGCTGCAACCGCGCCTTCCACCAGGACTGCGTCGACCGGTGGCTGGCCATCTCGCCGCGCTGCCCCGTGTGCAACGTCTGGGCCACGCCGCAGTCCCCGCGGGCCTCGCCGACGGCGGCCAAGACTGCTCCGGGTCCAGGGTGCTGA
- the LOC123141624 gene encoding uncharacterized protein, with amino-acid sequence MKMASSAPLCQPHGPCVRRGKMAGPVQSITRAEIDRFWSRKKLEEEERRLDDEKEAARIKLKTLKQEEYMLFEQRINGIIGEKTETAEMMEEGEIARNIEIQIGTQGLVEEKQLCISK; translated from the exons ATGAAGATGGCGAGCAGTGCGCCCCTGTGTCAGCCTCATGGTCCTTGTGTTCGTCGGGGAAAGATGGCAGGCCCGGTCCAGAGCATCACCCGGGCGGAGATCGACCGTTTCTGGAGCAGAAAGAAGCTGGAGGAAGAGGAACGCCGGCTCGATGACGAGAAGGAGGCTGCAAGGATCAAACTCAAGACTCTCAAG CAAGAAGAATACATGCTTTTTGAACAAAGGATAAACGGGATTATAGGCGAGAAAACAGAGACagccgagatgatggaggagggaGAGATCGCCAGGAACATCGAGATACAAATTGGCACTCAAGGATTG GTGGAGGAAAAGCAGTTGTGCATATCTAAATGA
- the LOC123141626 gene encoding uncharacterized protein: MAQFMDLRAFILRARVLKFYRQALRMTRRAPEHARDELRQTVRAEIEKNRSCDDKQKIKFLISEGLQRLKGLDEMLDMTGNG; the protein is encoded by the exons ATGGCTCAATTCATGGATTTACGGGCTTTCATTTTGCGTGCGCGTGTCCTCAAATTTTATAGGCAGGCACTGCGTATGACTCGCCGAGCCCCTGAACATGCTCGTG ATGAGTTGAGGCAGACAGTACGGGCGGAGATTGAAAAAAATCGCAGTTGTGATGATAAGCAAAAGATTAAGTTTTTAATTAGTGAAGGACTACAGAGATTGAAGGGCCTTGATGAGATGCTTGACATGACAGGAAACGGATAA